Proteins encoded by one window of Clostridium bornimense:
- the rpmC gene encoding 50S ribosomal protein L29, translating into MKANKLQELRSVASTELVESLNGLKKELFNLRFQLATGQLENPMRIREVKKSIAQIKTILREEELKGVQQ; encoded by the coding sequence ATGAAGGCTAATAAGTTACAAGAATTAAGATCAGTAGCATCAACTGAATTAGTAGAATCTCTTAATGGCTTAAAGAAGGAATTATTTAACTTAAGATTCCAATTAGCTACAGGGCAATTAGAAAACCCAATGAGAATTAGAGAAGTTAAAAAATCAATAGCCCAAATTAAAACCATCCTAAGAGAAGAAGAATTAAAGGGTGTTCAACAATAA
- the rpsC gene encoding 30S ribosomal protein S3 codes for MGQKVHPHGVRVGVIKDWNAKWYADNRNFADYLVEDNKIREFVKKKLYSAGISKIEIERASKRVKLNIFTAKPGVIIGKGGQGIEALKKDLLKFVSEKNLLINIVEVKNTEIDAQLISENIAQQLEKRVSFRRAMKQSISRAMKHGVKGVKVTCSGRLAGAEIARAESYNEGTIPLQTLRADIDYGFAEADTTYGKIGVKVWVYKGEVLPVKKVKNEEEANA; via the coding sequence GTGGGACAAAAAGTACATCCACACGGTGTTAGAGTTGGTGTCATTAAAGATTGGAATGCAAAATGGTATGCAGACAATAGAAATTTCGCTGACTACCTAGTAGAGGATAACAAGATAAGAGAATTCGTAAAGAAGAAGTTATACTCAGCAGGTATCTCTAAGATTGAAATCGAAAGAGCATCTAAGAGAGTTAAGTTAAATATCTTCACAGCTAAGCCAGGAGTAATCATTGGAAAAGGCGGTCAAGGTATCGAGGCTTTAAAGAAAGATTTATTAAAATTCGTAAGTGAAAAGAACTTACTTATAAATATAGTAGAAGTTAAAAATACTGAAATAGATGCACAATTAATTTCAGAAAACATAGCTCAACAATTAGAAAAGAGAGTATCTTTTAGAAGAGCAATGAAACAATCTATTTCAAGAGCAATGAAGCACGGAGTTAAAGGAGTTAAGGTTACTTGCTCAGGAAGATTAGCTGGTGCAGAAATTGCTAGAGCTGAAAGCTATAATGAAGGTACTATTCCACTACAAACACTAAGAGCAGATATCGATTATGGTTTTGCTGAAGCAGATACAACATACGGTAAGATCGGTGTTAAGGTATGGGTATATAAAGGAGAAGTTCTTCCAGTAAAGAAGGTTAAAAACGAGGAAGAAGCTAACGCATAA
- the rplE gene encoding 50S ribosomal protein L5, whose product MSPRLKEKYENEVVKALMDKFGYKNIMEVPKIEKIIINMGVGEAKDNPKSLEGAVNDLTLISGQKPVLTRAKKSIANFKLRENVAIGCKVTLRKDKMYQFADKLINIALPRVRDFRGISSKSFDGRGNYALGVKEQLIFPEIEYDKIDKLRGMDIIFVTTAKTDEEARELLRFLGMPFAQ is encoded by the coding sequence ATGAGTCCAAGACTAAAAGAAAAGTACGAAAACGAAGTTGTTAAGGCATTAATGGATAAGTTCGGATACAAAAATATCATGGAAGTTCCTAAAATCGAAAAGATTATAATCAACATGGGAGTTGGAGAAGCTAAGGACAATCCAAAATCATTAGAAGGAGCAGTTAATGACTTAACTCTAATTTCTGGTCAAAAGCCAGTATTAACAAGAGCTAAGAAATCAATCGCAAACTTCAAATTAAGAGAAAATGTAGCGATCGGATGTAAAGTTACTTTAAGAAAAGATAAAATGTACCAATTCGCGGATAAGTTAATAAATATTGCTCTACCAAGAGTTAGAGATTTCAGAGGAATATCTTCAAAATCTTTTGATGGTAGAGGAAACTACGCGTTAGGAGTTAAAGAACAATTAATATTCCCAGAAATTGAATATGATAAGATCGATAAGTTAAGAGGTATGGATATAATATTCGTAACTACTGCAAAGACTGACGAGGAAGCTAGAGAGTTATTAAGATTCCTTGGAATGCCATTTGCTCAATAA
- the rplW gene encoding 50S ribosomal protein L23 yields MKMTNFDIIRKPVITEKSMADMQDKKYTFIVDVHANKVQIKKAIEEVFNVTVEDVKTINCLGKTKRVGVHVGKRADFKKAIVKLSEESNTIEFFEGM; encoded by the coding sequence ATGAAAATGACTAACTTTGATATAATTAGAAAACCAGTAATAACAGAGAAGAGCATGGCAGATATGCAAGATAAAAAATACACCTTCATAGTTGATGTACACGCAAACAAAGTACAAATAAAGAAAGCTATCGAAGAAGTATTCAACGTTACAGTTGAAGACGTAAAGACTATCAACTGCTTAGGAAAAACTAAGAGAGTTGGAGTACACGTTGGTAAGAGAGCTGACTTTAAGAAGGCTATTGTTAAGTTATCAGAAGAAAGTAACACAATAGAATTCTTCGAAGGAATGTAA
- the rpsQ gene encoding 30S ribosomal protein S17: MERGMRKVRIGRVVSDKMDKTIVVAVETKVRHPLYGKTVNRTTKFKAHDENNEAHINDRVEIMETRPLSKDKRWRLVNIVEKAK, encoded by the coding sequence ATGGAAAGAGGAATGAGAAAAGTTAGAATCGGAAGAGTTGTTTCTGATAAGATGGATAAGACTATAGTAGTAGCTGTTGAAACTAAAGTTCGTCATCCATTATATGGTAAGACTGTAAACAGAACTACTAAGTTCAAAGCTCATGATGAAAATAATGAAGCTCACATTAACGATAGAGTAGAAATCATGGAAACAAGACCATTATCTAAAGATAAGAGATGGAGACTTGTTAATATAGTTGAAAAGGCTAAGTAA
- the rplX gene encoding 50S ribosomal protein L24: MAKIHVKKNDTVMVISGKDKGKVAEVLAVYPKKDKVLVKDVNVVTKHVKPNRANMQGGIIRMEAPINSSKVMLYCTGCKNVTRISNKIKEDGIKVRVCKKCGETL, from the coding sequence GTGGCAAAGATTCACGTTAAAAAGAATGATACTGTAATGGTTATATCAGGAAAAGATAAAGGTAAAGTTGCAGAAGTACTTGCTGTTTACCCAAAAAAAGATAAGGTGTTAGTTAAGGATGTTAATGTTGTAACTAAGCATGTTAAGCCAAATAGAGCAAATATGCAAGGTGGAATAATCCGTATGGAAGCACCTATAAATTCTTCAAAAGTTATGTTATACTGCACAGGTTGCAAAAATGTAACAAGAATTTCAAACAAGATTAAAGAAGATGGAATAAAAGTTAGAGTGTGTAAGAAATGTGGAGAAACACTTTAA
- the rplD gene encoding 50S ribosomal protein L4, whose amino-acid sequence MPTVGLLNKAGEKVGDIQLNENVFGAEVSEAAVHQVVVALLANKRQGTQSAKTRAEVSGGGIKPWRQKGTGRARQGSIRSPQWIHGGIVFAPKPRDYRMAIPKSMKRTAMRSVLTSKVQENEIFVLEDLSFETPKTKEAVAMFKALNLKKALVVVAESNENTYKSIRNIQGVAVVPVNNINVYDLLKYENLIITKDAVSKIEEVYA is encoded by the coding sequence ATGCCTACAGTAGGATTATTAAACAAAGCAGGAGAAAAAGTTGGAGATATCCAATTAAATGAAAATGTGTTCGGAGCTGAAGTTAGTGAAGCAGCTGTACATCAAGTAGTAGTAGCTTTATTAGCTAATAAAAGACAAGGAACTCAAAGCGCTAAGACTAGAGCTGAAGTTTCTGGGGGTGGAATCAAACCTTGGAGACAAAAAGGAACAGGAAGAGCGAGACAAGGTTCTATCAGATCTCCACAATGGATTCATGGTGGTATAGTATTCGCACCAAAGCCAAGAGATTACAGAATGGCTATTCCAAAGTCAATGAAGAGAACTGCAATGAGATCAGTATTAACTTCAAAGGTTCAAGAAAATGAAATTTTCGTATTAGAAGATTTATCATTTGAAACACCTAAGACTAAGGAAGCAGTAGCAATGTTTAAAGCACTTAACCTTAAAAAAGCTTTAGTAGTTGTTGCTGAATCAAACGAAAACACTTATAAGTCAATCAGAAACATTCAAGGGGTTGCTGTAGTACCAGTTAACAACATAAATGTTTATGACTTATTAAAATACGAAAATCTTATCATTACTAAGGATGCTGTATCAAAAATTGAGGAGGTGTATGCATAA
- the rplV gene encoding 50S ribosomal protein L22, with protein sequence MEAKAIARYVRMSPMKVNIVLDLIRGKSVNEAIVILQYTPKDAAQVVLKVLKSAVANAEHNLNLNADNLYVSDAHTGQGPTLKRFRPHAQGRAFRILKKTSHITISVKERA encoded by the coding sequence ATGGAAGCTAAAGCTATAGCTAGATATGTAAGAATGTCACCTATGAAGGTGAACATAGTTCTTGATCTTATAAGAGGTAAGAGCGTTAACGAAGCAATTGTAATATTACAATACACTCCAAAGGATGCTGCACAAGTAGTACTTAAGGTGCTTAAGTCAGCAGTAGCAAATGCGGAACACAATTTAAATTTAAATGCTGACAACTTATATGTTTCAGATGCACACACAGGTCAAGGTCCAACATTAAAGAGATTTAGACCACATGCACAAGGAAGAGCGTTTAGAATATTAAAGAAAACTAGTCATATTACAATAAGTGTAAAAGAAAGAGCATAG
- the rplB gene encoding 50S ribosomal protein L2, with protein sequence MAVKKFNPTTPSRRGMTMDTFEFITTNTPEKSLLVSKSKTGGRNNQGKITVRHHGGGAKKKYRIIDFKRNKDNIPAKVATIEYDPNRSAYIALVTYADGEKRYIIAPHGLKVGDTIVSGPESDIKVGNCLPLINIPVGTVIHNVELAKGKGAQLVRAAGSSAQLMAKDNGYATLRLPSGEMRYVRLECRATIGVVSNLTHEIINIGKAGRKRHMGWRPTVRGSVMNPNDHPHGGGEGRSPVGRPSPVTPWGKPALGYKTRKNKKYSDRLIIKKRK encoded by the coding sequence ATGGCAGTTAAAAAGTTTAACCCTACCACTCCATCAAGAAGAGGAATGACTATGGATACATTTGAGTTTATCACTACAAATACTCCAGAAAAGTCACTTCTTGTTTCAAAGAGCAAAACAGGTGGTAGAAATAACCAAGGTAAAATAACTGTTAGACACCATGGTGGTGGTGCTAAAAAGAAGTACAGAATAATCGACTTCAAGAGAAATAAAGATAACATACCTGCAAAGGTAGCTACAATAGAATACGATCCAAACAGAAGTGCATATATTGCATTAGTAACATATGCAGATGGAGAAAAGAGATATATCATCGCTCCACATGGATTAAAAGTTGGAGATACAATAGTATCTGGTCCAGAATCTGATATCAAAGTAGGAAACTGCTTACCATTAATAAACATACCTGTAGGTACAGTAATTCACAATGTTGAATTAGCTAAAGGTAAAGGTGCTCAATTAGTAAGAGCTGCAGGTTCTTCAGCACAATTAATGGCTAAAGACAATGGATATGCAACTTTAAGATTACCATCTGGTGAAATGAGATATGTAAGATTAGAATGCAGAGCTACAATTGGTGTTGTTTCTAACTTAACTCATGAAATCATCAATATCGGTAAAGCTGGTAGAAAGAGACACATGGGTTGGAGACCAACTGTAAGAGGTTCTGTTATGAACCCTAACGACCATCCACATGGTGGTGGTGAAGGTAGATCTCCAGTAGGACGTCCAAGTCCAGTTACTCCATGGGGTAAACCAGCTCTTGGATATAAGACTAGAAAGAATAAGAAATATTCAGATAGACTTATCATCAAGAAGAGAAAGTAG
- the rplN gene encoding 50S ribosomal protein L14 — protein MIQQQTRLKVADNSGAKEIMCIRVLGGSHRKWGNIGDIIVASVKSATPGGVVKKGDVVKAVIVRSVKGLRRADGSYIKFDENAAVIIKDDKNPRGTRIFGPVARELRDKEFNKILSLAPEVL, from the coding sequence ATGATTCAGCAACAAACTAGACTTAAAGTTGCAGATAACTCAGGTGCAAAGGAAATAATGTGCATAAGAGTATTAGGTGGTTCCCACAGAAAATGGGGAAACATTGGTGATATAATAGTTGCTTCAGTTAAAAGCGCAACACCAGGTGGAGTTGTTAAAAAGGGAGATGTAGTAAAAGCTGTAATAGTTAGATCTGTAAAGGGCTTAAGAAGAGCAGACGGATCATACATCAAATTTGACGAGAATGCAGCAGTAATAATTAAAGATGATAAGAACCCAAGAGGTACTCGTATCTTCGGACCAGTTGCTAGAGAGTTAAGAGATAAGGAATTTAACAAAATCTTATCACTAGCACCAGAAGTACTATAA
- the rplP gene encoding 50S ribosomal protein L16 codes for MLMPKRVKHRKVQRGRMKGKATRGNFIAYGDFAIQATECGWITSRQIEAARIAINRYIKRGGKLWIKVFPDKPVTQKPAETRMGSGKGSPEYWVSVVKPGRVLFELSGVNEEVAREAMRLAMHKLPVKTKFVTRRDFEEMGGDE; via the coding sequence ATGTTAATGCCAAAGAGAGTTAAACATCGTAAGGTTCAACGTGGCAGAATGAAGGGTAAAGCTACTAGAGGTAACTTTATTGCTTACGGAGATTTCGCTATTCAAGCAACTGAATGCGGATGGATAACTAGTAGACAAATAGAAGCTGCGAGAATTGCTATAAATAGATATATAAAAAGAGGAGGAAAGCTTTGGATAAAGGTTTTCCCAGATAAGCCAGTAACTCAAAAACCAGCTGAAACTCGTATGGGTTCAGGTAAAGGTTCACCAGAATACTGGGTATCAGTTGTTAAGCCTGGTAGAGTTCTATTTGAATTATCAGGAGTAAACGAAGAAGTTGCTAGAGAAGCTATGAGACTTGCTATGCATAAGCTTCCAGTAAAAACTAAATTCGTTACAAGAAGAGACTTTGAAGAAATGGGTGGTGATGAATAA
- the rpsS gene encoding 30S ribosomal protein S19 translates to MSRSLKKGPYVKESLLNKIEAMNEKGEKKVIKTWSRSSTIFPQMVGHTIAVHDGRKHVPVYVVEDMVGHKLGEFVPTRTFKSHIDEKSSGVKKR, encoded by the coding sequence ATGAGTAGATCACTTAAAAAAGGACCTTACGTGAAAGAGTCACTTTTAAATAAGATTGAAGCAATGAACGAAAAGGGAGAAAAGAAAGTTATAAAGACTTGGTCAAGAAGTTCAACTATTTTCCCTCAAATGGTTGGTCACACAATTGCTGTACATGACGGAAGAAAACATGTTCCTGTATATGTAGTTGAAGATATGGTAGGCCACAAGCTAGGTGAATTCGTTCCTACAAGAACGTTTAAGAGTCATATAGATGAAAAGTCATCAGGCGTTAAGAAAAGATAG